The following proteins are co-located in the Candidatus Accumulibacter cognatus genome:
- a CDS encoding M48 family metalloprotease, with amino-acid sequence MLGIAAMAGSLLLGETGAWLAAGVALMALLIEPTTSSALTLRLYRARPLHPAEAPGLWALLRQLAKLTGLPAVPVPHYVPSQMINAFATCSRQRAAIVVTDGLLRTLTPRELTGVLAHEVAHIVHDDLRVMGLADSVSRLTSLLALLGQLILILSLPWFLLGELSVSWPAWLLLALAPHLTLLAQLGLSRVREFDADLMAARLTGDPQGLASALARIEQVSRSWRHWLLPGWGNPEPSWLRTHPATAARIKRLHALSTPGWSDLPTPAIHVHDGWPCPPHAPRWYPGGYWR; translated from the coding sequence ATGCTGGGCATCGCGGCCATGGCGGGCTCCCTGCTGCTGGGAGAAACGGGCGCCTGGCTGGCCGCCGGCGTGGCCCTGATGGCGTTGTTGATCGAACCGACGACCTCCTCGGCGCTGACCCTGCGCCTGTATCGCGCCCGACCGCTCCATCCGGCCGAAGCACCCGGGTTGTGGGCGTTGCTGCGCCAGTTGGCCAAGCTTACCGGACTGCCGGCCGTGCCGGTGCCGCATTACGTGCCGAGTCAGATGATCAATGCTTTCGCCACTTGCTCGCGGCAGCGTGCGGCCATCGTGGTCACCGACGGGTTGCTGCGCACCCTGACCCCTCGGGAACTGACCGGGGTGCTGGCGCATGAAGTGGCGCACATCGTACATGACGATTTGCGGGTGATGGGGCTGGCCGATTCGGTCAGCCGGCTGACCAGCCTGCTTGCACTTCTGGGGCAACTCATATTGATTCTGTCCCTGCCGTGGTTTCTACTGGGCGAGCTCTCCGTGTCCTGGCCGGCATGGCTGCTGCTGGCTTTGGCGCCGCACTTGACGCTGTTGGCGCAACTGGGCCTGTCACGGGTGCGCGAGTTCGATGCCGACCTGATGGCAGCACGCCTGACCGGCGACCCGCAGGGGCTGGCTTCGGCACTGGCGCGCATCGAGCAGGTTTCGCGCTCGTGGCGGCACTGGCTGCTGCCCGGCTGGGGGAATCCGGAGCCATCCTGGCTGCGCACCCATCCGGCGACTGCAGCACGCATTAAACGCCTGCACGCGCTAAGCACGCCGGGTTGGAGCGATCTGCCGACACCGGCGATCCATGTGCATGATGGCTGGCCATGCCCGCCCCACGCCCCGCGTTGGTACCCGGGTGGGTACTGGCGCTGA
- a CDS encoding trypsin-like peptidase domain-containing protein — MHYPDPSQRPVPESDRFLPRLTALGLWLIGLMLLWHFLPTIESWFSPNEGTPRTVTARGDLAADEKATIELFEKSRDSVVFISTARVVRDVWTRNAYTVPRGTGSGFIWDDAGHVVTNLHVIEGASQATVKLADGRDYQAALVGASPAYDIAVLRIGVGFKRPPPVPVGTSSDLKVGQKVFAIGNPFGLDWTLTNGIVSALDRSLAGERDGPAIEHLIQTDAAINPGNSGGPLLDSAGRLIGINTAIYSPSGASAGIGFAVPVDTVMRVVPQLIKSGRYIRPALGVEADEALNRRLAAATGIAGVFVLRVQPGSAAEKAGLAGVTVSAHSIVPGDIIVAINDKPVDDVATLLARVDDYRMGDVVQLTLRRGAQTRKVDVTLQPGV; from the coding sequence TTGCACTATCCCGATCCTTCCCAACGCCCTGTGCCCGAATCCGACCGCTTCCTGCCTCGCCTGACCGCGCTCGGCCTGTGGCTGATCGGGCTGATGCTGCTGTGGCACTTCCTGCCGACGATCGAGTCCTGGTTCTCACCAAACGAGGGCACACCGCGCACCGTCACCGCACGCGGTGACCTGGCCGCCGACGAAAAGGCCACGATCGAGCTGTTCGAGAAGTCGCGCGATTCGGTGGTGTTCATCTCTACCGCGCGAGTGGTGCGCGACGTCTGGACGCGCAACGCCTACACCGTGCCGCGGGGCACCGGTTCGGGCTTCATCTGGGACGACGCCGGCCACGTGGTCACCAACCTGCATGTCATCGAGGGTGCTTCACAGGCGACGGTGAAGCTGGCCGATGGTCGCGACTACCAGGCTGCGCTGGTGGGTGCATCACCTGCGTACGACATTGCGGTGCTCAGGATAGGCGTGGGTTTCAAACGCCCGCCGCCGGTGCCGGTGGGCACGAGTAGCGACCTGAAGGTGGGACAAAAGGTGTTCGCCATCGGCAACCCCTTCGGCCTGGACTGGACGCTGACCAACGGCATCGTCTCGGCGCTGGACCGCTCGCTCGCTGGCGAGCGCGACGGACCGGCCATCGAACACCTGATCCAAACCGACGCGGCCATCAACCCGGGCAACTCCGGCGGGCCGCTCCTGGATTCCGCCGGGCGGCTGATCGGCATCAACACCGCCATCTACAGCCCCTCGGGGGCGTCCGCCGGCATCGGCTTTGCGGTGCCGGTAGACACGGTGATGCGCGTGGTGCCGCAGCTCATCAAGAGCGGACGCTACATCCGCCCGGCACTGGGCGTCGAGGCCGACGAGGCGCTCAACCGGCGGCTAGCGGCAGCGACGGGCATCGCAGGGGTATTCGTGCTGCGCGTCCAGCCGGGATCGGCTGCCGAGAAGGCCGGCTTGGCCGGAGTGACCGTCAGTGCCCACAGCATCGTGCCGGGCGACATCATTGTCGCCATCAATGACAAGCCGGTGGACGACGTGGCCACGCTACTGGCTCGTGTCGACGACTACCGGATGGGCGACGTGGTGCAACTGACACTGCGGCGCGGGGCACAAACGCGCAAGGTCGATGTCACCTTGCAGCCTGGGGTGTGA
- a CDS encoding transporter substrate-binding domain-containing protein, whose amino-acid sequence MLGTLCVMPAFAAEVTAAGPLRVATGKIAPFVLKRGEQLTGFSVDLWSEIARRIGVDFVWIEAGLREEQLAALRSGDADMAISALVMTPKREQEIDFSLPYFNSGLQIMVRAEEESPILVTLMAIPWVAICKLFVAAIVLMFLWANVLWFIERGHPHNRFKGYVAGIGEEMWNTMLIIATGEHGERSEPGKLRRFVIASVWLMGIVLIAQLTATVTSSQTVQRLRSNITGPGDLPGKKVATEPGTIAADYLTQRRIPFVEVTNAADAIDRLTRGEVQAIVFDAPTLQYWLAQSNQRALQIVGRVFMPEMYGIAIPLGSPLRKRINEALLEVYQDGTYETIYGKWFTPHR is encoded by the coding sequence ATGTTAGGGACGCTTTGCGTCATGCCGGCATTCGCCGCCGAGGTGACGGCGGCCGGCCCACTGCGTGTTGCGACCGGCAAAATTGCGCCTTTCGTACTCAAACGGGGTGAGCAACTGACCGGCTTCAGCGTAGACCTGTGGAGCGAAATTGCCCGCCGGATAGGCGTCGACTTTGTGTGGATAGAGGCTGGATTGCGCGAAGAGCAGTTGGCAGCTCTACGAAGTGGCGATGCCGACATGGCCATTTCTGCCCTCGTGATGACGCCGAAACGCGAACAAGAGATCGATTTTTCGCTGCCCTATTTCAACTCCGGCCTGCAGATCATGGTCCGTGCCGAGGAAGAGAGTCCAATTCTGGTGACCTTGATGGCAATACCTTGGGTGGCCATCTGCAAACTCTTCGTCGCAGCAATCGTATTGATGTTTCTATGGGCGAACGTCCTCTGGTTCATCGAGCGCGGGCACCCGCACAATCGCTTCAAAGGATACGTAGCGGGAATCGGCGAAGAAATGTGGAACACGATGCTGATCATCGCCACCGGCGAGCACGGCGAGCGCAGCGAACCGGGTAAACTGAGGCGGTTTGTGATTGCAAGCGTGTGGCTGATGGGGATTGTACTGATCGCGCAATTGACGGCGACTGTGACTTCATCGCAGACGGTGCAACGGCTTCGGTCGAACATCACCGGGCCAGGCGATCTGCCCGGAAAGAAGGTAGCAACGGAGCCTGGTACCATCGCCGCCGACTACCTTACGCAACGCCGCATACCATTCGTCGAAGTGACCAACGCGGCGGACGCCATCGACCGGCTCACGCGGGGCGAGGTGCAGGCGATCGTCTTCGACGCGCCGACTTTGCAATATTGGTTGGCCCAGTCTAATCAGAGGGCGCTCCAGATCGTCGGTCGCGTGTTCATGCCAGAAATGTACGGTATCGCGATTCCCTTAGGCAGCCCGCTGCGAAAGAGAATCAATGAGGCGCTGCTCGAGGTCTACCAGGATGGGACGTACGAGACGATCTACGGCAAGTGGTTTACCCCGCACAGGTAG
- a CDS encoding efflux RND transporter periplasmic adaptor subunit — translation MAEPDKTPASPLSLLAIDRNAAPTRRRRRRWAVWLAAVLGIGGIAAYLLVPGRVDVQVTTVLSAYPSQQYTQLTASGYVVAQRRASVASKGTGRLVELRVREGSPVQAGELIGRLDASDVRAALRVAEAAIGQAAAGLRQAEANLEQARAEAANAEVEFQRQQALRARGFVSSQAVDAAQRRALAARAGVGAGRAAIDSARAAVALAQAQVAVQQVNQDNTDIRAPFDGVVLVKNANVGDMITPFSAAAGTSGAVVTMADMSTLEVEADVSESHVARVRVDMPVEITLDAIPDARFRGSVARVVPTVDRAKATVVTKIRFDRIDARILPEMSAKVNFLSQPATDADQTPVVAVNPRAIAERAGSKVVFRLLGETVEALPVTLGRKLGDAQELTGSPLQPGERLVLAPPERLAAGAQVVVSGGSAAKRSP, via the coding sequence ATGGCCGAACCCGACAAGACGCCTGCCTCCCCGCTGTCGCTGCTGGCGATTGACCGCAACGCGGCCCCGACCCGGCGGCGCCGACGCCGCTGGGCTGTCTGGCTGGCGGCTGTGCTCGGCATCGGTGGCATCGCCGCCTACCTTCTCGTGCCGGGCAGGGTGGACGTCCAGGTCACGACCGTGCTCAGTGCCTACCCGTCGCAGCAGTACACGCAACTGACCGCCTCCGGCTACGTGGTCGCCCAACGCCGCGCGTCGGTGGCTTCGAAGGGCACCGGCCGACTGGTCGAGCTGCGGGTGCGCGAGGGCAGCCCGGTGCAGGCGGGCGAACTGATTGGACGCCTTGACGCCAGTGACGTGCGGGCCGCTCTACGGGTCGCCGAGGCGGCGATCGGTCAGGCCGCGGCCGGGCTCCGGCAAGCCGAGGCCAACCTCGAACAGGCGCGGGCCGAAGCCGCCAACGCCGAGGTCGAGTTCCAGCGCCAGCAGGCCTTGCGCGCCCGTGGCTTCGTCTCGTCGCAGGCGGTCGATGCGGCGCAGCGCCGCGCGCTGGCGGCACGCGCGGGGGTCGGCGCCGGGCGGGCGGCGATCGACAGCGCCCGCGCCGCTGTGGCGCTGGCGCAAGCCCAGGTGGCGGTGCAGCAGGTCAATCAGGACAATACCGATATCCGCGCGCCCTTCGATGGCGTGGTGTTGGTGAAGAACGCCAACGTTGGCGACATGATCACGCCTTTCTCGGCGGCGGCGGGCACCTCGGGCGCCGTCGTGACGATGGCCGACATGAGTACGCTGGAGGTCGAGGCGGACGTCTCCGAAAGCCATGTCGCCAGGGTTCGCGTCGACATGCCGGTGGAGATCACGCTCGATGCGATCCCCGATGCGCGCTTCCGCGGCAGCGTCGCCCGCGTCGTGCCGACGGTGGACCGGGCCAAGGCGACGGTGGTGACCAAGATCCGCTTCGACAGGATCGACGCGCGCATCCTGCCGGAAATGAGCGCCAAGGTGAATTTCCTGTCGCAGCCGGCGACGGATGCCGACCAGACGCCGGTAGTCGCCGTCAACCCCAGGGCGATCGCCGAGCGCGCCGGCAGCAAGGTCGTTTTCCGGCTGCTCGGCGAGACCGTCGAAGCCCTCCCGGTGACGCTCGGCCGCAAGCTCGGCGATGCGCAGGAACTGACCGGCAGCCCGCTGCAGCCCGGCGAACGCCTGGTCCTGGCGCCCCCGGAGCGGCTCGCTGCCGGCGCCCAAGTGGTCGTTTCGGGCGGCAGCGCCGCGAAGAGGAGCCCTTGA
- a CDS encoding ABC transporter ATP-binding protein, translating into MSIDPVPPLIRIRGLSKGYRRGGQVIPVLLDLDMDVAAGEFVALMGPSGSGKSTLLNLIAGIDKPSAGTIEIGGVDIAELGEGELADWRAANVGFVFQFYNLLPVLSAQDNVALPLLLTSLSSRERAERARVVLGLVGLSDRADHLPNELSGGQQQRVAIARALVSDPLLIVADEPTGDLDRVTGEEILGLLERLVVEMGKTIVMVTHDPKAAAHARRLVHLEKGVLVDEAGA; encoded by the coding sequence TTGAGCATCGATCCGGTTCCGCCGCTGATTCGCATCCGCGGGCTCTCGAAAGGCTACCGGCGCGGCGGGCAGGTGATTCCGGTGCTGCTCGACCTCGACATGGACGTCGCGGCGGGCGAGTTCGTGGCGCTGATGGGTCCGAGCGGCTCGGGCAAGAGCACGCTGCTGAACCTGATCGCCGGCATCGACAAGCCGTCTGCCGGCACCATCGAGATCGGCGGCGTCGATATCGCCGAGCTCGGCGAGGGCGAACTGGCCGACTGGCGTGCCGCCAACGTTGGCTTCGTTTTCCAGTTCTACAACCTGCTGCCGGTGCTCAGCGCACAGGACAACGTCGCGCTGCCGCTGCTGCTGACCAGTCTGTCGAGCCGCGAGCGCGCCGAGCGGGCGCGCGTCGTCCTCGGGCTGGTGGGCCTCTCCGACCGCGCCGACCATCTGCCGAACGAACTCTCGGGCGGGCAGCAGCAGCGCGTGGCGATCGCGCGCGCGCTGGTCAGCGACCCGCTGCTGATCGTCGCCGACGAGCCCACCGGCGACCTCGACCGGGTCACCGGCGAGGAGATCCTCGGACTGCTCGAACGACTCGTCGTCGAGATGGGCAAGACGATCGTCATGGTCACGCACGACCCCAAGGCTGCCGCGCACGCCCGCCGCCTGGTGCACCTCGAGAAGGGCGTGCTGGTCGACGAAGCCGGCGCGTGA
- a CDS encoding ABC transporter permease: MFLLRLLLKNAFRHQLRTGLTLIGLVVAICAFGLLRTIVDAWYAGVEASSSTRLVTRSSISLTFQLPLNYAQRIRAVEGVRALSWANWFGGVYITEWNFFPQFAIDPASYLALYPEYVIADADRLAFLRDRQGAVVGRGLASKFGWQVGDPIPLRGTIYPGTWTFTLRAIYDGADAKTDENQMFVHWAFINESLRQTARQRADAVGVYIVGIDEPNNAALISQRIDALFANSLAETLSETEKAFQLSFVSMSEAILVAIQAVSLIIIVIIMAVMANTMTMTARERLAEYATLKALGFPPGFVVGLLYGESLLIAGLGGVLGVAATLPLSAAFAQATGTLFPVFQLSALTMGLQLLAAAIVGLVAAAWPAWRMSRIDIVDGLRHVA; encoded by the coding sequence ATGTTCCTGCTGCGGCTGCTGCTGAAGAACGCCTTTCGTCACCAGTTGCGCACCGGCCTGACGCTGATCGGACTGGTGGTGGCGATCTGCGCTTTCGGCCTCCTGCGCACCATCGTCGATGCCTGGTATGCCGGCGTCGAGGCCAGTTCGAGCACCCGCCTGGTGACGCGCAGCAGCATCTCGCTGACTTTCCAGTTGCCGCTCAACTACGCGCAGCGAATCCGCGCCGTCGAGGGCGTGCGCGCGCTCAGCTGGGCCAACTGGTTCGGCGGGGTGTACATCACCGAGTGGAATTTCTTCCCGCAGTTCGCGATCGATCCGGCGAGCTATCTGGCACTCTACCCGGAGTATGTGATTGCCGACGCCGACAGGCTCGCCTTCTTGCGTGATCGGCAGGGAGCGGTGGTCGGACGCGGGCTGGCCAGCAAGTTCGGTTGGCAGGTCGGCGACCCGATCCCCTTGCGCGGCACGATCTATCCGGGCACCTGGACCTTCACCCTGCGCGCGATCTACGACGGCGCGGACGCCAAGACCGACGAGAACCAGATGTTCGTGCACTGGGCGTTCATCAACGAATCGCTACGCCAGACCGCGCGCCAGCGTGCCGACGCCGTCGGCGTGTACATCGTCGGTATCGACGAACCGAACAACGCCGCCCTGATCTCGCAACGCATCGACGCGCTGTTCGCCAATTCGCTGGCCGAAACGCTCAGCGAGACCGAAAAGGCGTTCCAGCTCAGTTTCGTGTCGATGAGCGAGGCGATCCTGGTGGCGATCCAGGCGGTGAGCCTGATCATTATCGTGATCATCATGGCGGTGATGGCCAACACCATGACGATGACCGCGCGCGAGCGGCTGGCGGAATACGCGACACTCAAGGCACTGGGCTTTCCGCCCGGCTTCGTCGTCGGTCTGCTGTATGGCGAAAGCCTGCTGATCGCCGGCCTCGGCGGCGTGCTTGGGGTCGCCGCGACGCTGCCGCTGTCGGCGGCCTTCGCGCAGGCAACCGGCACACTGTTTCCGGTGTTCCAGCTGTCCGCCCTGACGATGGGCCTGCAGTTGCTGGCCGCGGCGATCGTCGGCCTCGTCGCCGCCGCGTGGCCGGCGTGGCGGATGAGCCGGATCGACATTGTCGATGGCCTGCGGCATGTGGCGTAA
- a CDS encoding ABC transporter permease: MKGLPLAYIVRNLWVRRVTTVLTALGMALVVYVFATVLMMSEGIRATLVATGQADNVIVLRKGAGAEINSAVTRDQAGIIETLPGIARDTLGRTMVSREPVVLINLPKRGNGKPSNVTVRGTSEMGGELRPQVRISEGRMFRPGTSEIVAGSAVAAGFQGVGLGQTLRFAGRDWLVVGIVDAGRSGFDSELWGDGEQMLQAFRRNAFSTVVLRLADVDGFEHIRKALEDDPRLSLEAKPERVFYAEQSEALATFIRLLGTALAAIFSIGAVVGAMITMFAAVAARTAEIGTLRALGFRRRAVLLAFLGESLLLATLGGVLGLAGASAMQAVDISTTNFQTFAELAFRFVLTPSIALQSMAFALAMGVVGGFVPAWRAARLEIADCLRAA; encoded by the coding sequence GTGAAGGGCCTGCCGCTGGCCTACATCGTACGCAACCTGTGGGTGCGCCGGGTGACCACCGTGCTCACCGCGCTCGGCATGGCGCTGGTGGTCTACGTCTTTGCGACGGTGCTGATGATGAGCGAAGGCATTCGCGCGACGCTGGTCGCCACCGGTCAGGCAGACAACGTCATCGTCCTGCGCAAGGGGGCCGGTGCCGAGATCAACAGCGCGGTCACTCGCGATCAGGCGGGAATCATCGAGACGCTGCCGGGAATCGCCCGCGACACATTGGGCCGCACGATGGTCAGCCGCGAGCCGGTGGTGCTGATCAATCTGCCCAAGCGTGGCAACGGTAAGCCGAGCAACGTCACCGTGCGCGGCACTTCGGAAATGGGCGGGGAACTGCGGCCGCAGGTGCGCATCAGCGAGGGCCGCATGTTCCGCCCAGGCACTTCCGAGATCGTCGCCGGCAGCGCCGTGGCGGCTGGCTTTCAGGGGGTCGGCCTGGGCCAGACGCTGCGCTTCGCCGGCCGCGACTGGCTCGTCGTCGGCATTGTCGACGCCGGCCGCAGCGGCTTCGACTCGGAACTCTGGGGCGATGGCGAACAGATGCTGCAGGCTTTCAGGCGAAACGCCTTTTCGACCGTCGTGCTGCGTCTGGCCGATGTGGACGGCTTCGAGCACATCCGGAAAGCGCTCGAGGACGATCCCCGGCTGTCGCTCGAAGCCAAACCCGAACGTGTCTTCTATGCCGAGCAGAGCGAGGCGCTGGCGACCTTCATCCGCCTGCTCGGCACCGCCCTGGCCGCCATCTTCTCGATCGGCGCCGTGGTCGGCGCGATGATCACGATGTTCGCCGCGGTGGCCGCGCGCACCGCCGAGATCGGCACCTTGCGGGCGCTTGGGTTCCGGCGCCGCGCCGTTCTACTGGCGTTTCTCGGCGAGTCGCTGCTGCTGGCGACGCTCGGCGGCGTGCTGGGGCTGGCGGGCGCGAGCGCGATGCAGGCGGTCGACATCTCGACGACGAACTTCCAGACTTTCGCCGAACTGGCTTTCCGTTTCGTCCTGACACCATCGATCGCCTTGCAGTCCATGGCTTTCGCGTTGGCGATGGGCGTCGTCGGCGGCTTCGTCCCGGCATGGCGCGCGGCACGTCTGGAGATCGCCGATTGCCTGCGGGCGGCTTGA
- a CDS encoding aldo/keto reductase → MQMRKLGKSGLEVSVLGLGCMGMSYSYGPPKDRQEMADLLRAAVKRGITFFDTAEVYGPFTNEELVGEALAPFREQVVIATKFGFDLSPNCDPRGMKGPPGLNSRPEHIKLAVEGSLKRLKIETIDLLYQHRVDPNVPIEEVAGTVKELIREGKVKHFGLSEAGAQTIRRAHAVQPLSAVQSEYSLWTRTPEKEVIPTLEELGIGFVPYSPLGRGFLTGKIDENARFDSSDFRSTLPRFTVEALKANQTLIDLLGRIAERKQATPAQIAVAWLLAQKPWIVPIPGTTKLHRLEENIGAVSVELTSDDLRDIESATSEITVQGARYPEHLERMTGR, encoded by the coding sequence ATGCAAATGCGCAAACTCGGAAAGAGCGGGCTGGAAGTGTCTGTCCTGGGTCTTGGCTGCATGGGAATGAGCTATTCCTACGGCCCGCCCAAGGACAGGCAGGAGATGGCGGATCTTCTCCGGGCTGCCGTGAAACGCGGCATCACCTTCTTCGATACCGCCGAAGTCTACGGCCCGTTCACGAACGAGGAACTCGTGGGAGAAGCCCTCGCTCCCTTCCGCGAGCAAGTGGTGATCGCCACCAAGTTCGGGTTCGACCTCAGCCCAAACTGCGATCCCCGAGGAATGAAGGGTCCGCCGGGCCTGAACAGCCGGCCCGAGCACATCAAGCTGGCCGTCGAGGGCTCTCTCAAGAGACTGAAGATCGAAACGATCGACCTGCTCTATCAGCACCGAGTTGACCCGAACGTGCCGATCGAGGAGGTGGCAGGCACGGTGAAGGAATTGATCCGGGAAGGGAAGGTGAAACACTTCGGCCTGTCTGAAGCCGGCGCGCAAACGATCCGCCGCGCCCACGCCGTCCAACCCCTCAGCGCCGTCCAGAGCGAGTACTCGCTGTGGACGAGAACCCCGGAAAAGGAAGTCATACCGACCCTCGAGGAACTCGGAATCGGCTTCGTCCCGTACAGCCCGCTGGGCAGGGGGTTCCTCACCGGCAAGATTGATGAGAACGCGAGGTTCGACAGCTCGGACTTCCGTAGCACCCTGCCGCGGTTCACGGTGGAGGCGCTCAAGGCGAACCAGACCCTGATCGATCTGCTCGGCAGAATCGCGGAACGAAAACAGGCGACGCCCGCCCAGATTGCGGTCGCCTGGCTGCTCGCTCAAAAGCCTTGGATCGTTCCCATTCCGGGCACCACGAAGCTGCATCGCCTGGAAGAGAATATCGGAGCAGTCTCCGTCGAACTCACCTCAGACGATCTTCGTGACATCGAGAGCGCAACCTCCGAGATCACGGTGCAAGGGGCTCGCTACCCCGAACATTTGGAGAGGATGACGGGTCGCTGA
- a CDS encoding DUF2502 domain-containing protein, protein MKKFLLGAVIAASPCLANAVDINVNLGNMRVEAPGVTVTFGSRDNRGYYWDGYEYRDPKYWKEHNGPRGEKHYTGRGNNGVPHQGGGHCPPGQAKKGNC, encoded by the coding sequence ATGAAGAAATTTCTGCTAGGTGCTGTGATTGCAGCCTCGCCATGTCTTGCCAATGCTGTCGATATTAACGTCAATCTCGGCAACATGCGCGTCGAGGCACCAGGCGTTACCGTAACCTTCGGCTCCCGCGACAATCGTGGCTATTACTGGGATGGTTACGAATACCGCGACCCTAAGTACTGGAAAGAACACAATGGCCCACGTGGCGAGAAGCACTACACTGGACGCGGCAACAATGGCGTCCCACACCAAGGTGGAGGACATTGTCCGCCGGGCCAGGCTAAGAAAGGCAATTGCTAA
- a CDS encoding S49 family peptidase: MSTAWRPARRTGWIGCSASEFYVMPGGEVGSIWVWQAHFYYSQAFAAKGIQPALISAGTY, from the coding sequence TTGTCAACAGCCTGGCGGCCAGCGCGGCGCACTGGCTGGATCGGCTGCTCGGCTTCCGAGTTCTACGTCATGCCAGGCGGCGAGGTGGGATCGATCTGGGTCTGGCAGGCGCACTTCTACTACTCGCAGGCCTTTGCCGCCAAGGGTATCCAGCCGGCCCTGATCTCGGCTGGAACGTACTAG
- a CDS encoding ABC transporter ATP-binding protein, whose translation MSAPLIELRAITKTYGQGQAAFQALCGVDLSIAEGDFVAVMGPSGSGKSTVMNLLGCLDTPTTSEYLFRGINVEQLDRNQRALLRRQRLGFVFQGFNLLARTSAQENVELPLLHRGEPAEVRHAMARTALDKVGLAGWEHHTPAELSGGQQQRVAIARAIVTNPLVLLADEPMGNLDSKRSHEIMELLTQLNGDHGITMIMVTHEPDMAAYARRIVHFVDGLVASDKCQAAAEPCC comes from the coding sequence ATGAGCGCGCCGCTGATCGAATTGCGGGCCATTACCAAGACCTACGGTCAGGGCCAGGCAGCGTTTCAGGCACTGTGCGGCGTTGATCTGAGTATCGCGGAAGGCGATTTTGTGGCGGTGATGGGGCCTTCGGGTTCAGGCAAGTCCACGGTGATGAATCTACTCGGCTGTCTCGACACGCCAACCACGAGCGAATACCTTTTTCGCGGCATCAACGTCGAGCAACTCGACCGCAACCAGCGCGCCCTGTTGCGTCGGCAACGCCTGGGATTCGTCTTCCAGGGCTTCAACCTGCTGGCGCGTACCTCGGCCCAGGAAAATGTCGAACTGCCGCTGCTTCATCGCGGCGAACCGGCCGAAGTGCGCCATGCCATGGCACGGACGGCGCTCGACAAGGTCGGGCTGGCCGGCTGGGAACATCACACGCCAGCCGAATTGTCCGGCGGCCAGCAGCAACGCGTTGCCATTGCCCGTGCCATCGTGACCAATCCGCTGGTACTTCTGGCCGATGAACCGATGGGCAACCTCGACAGCAAGCGCAGCCACGAAATCATGGAACTGCTGACCCAGCTGAATGGCGACCATGGCATTACGATGATCATGGTGACCCACGAGCCGGACATGGCGGCCTACGCGCGACGCATCGTCCATTTTGTCGATGGCCTGGTCGCCAGCGACAAATGCCAGGCGGCTGCCGAACCATGTTGCTGA